Below is a genomic region from Fulvia fulva chromosome 5, complete sequence.
TTGTGGCGGATGCAATGAGGTGTATGTCGATACTTGGCCGACTGTCTCACGATTGACGGAGGACCATATTCTCCCGAAGCACGTTTCAGGAGAAGAGCAATCGCACGATGTCAAAGAAGAAGTGCGCGGCAAATGTTCTTTCCAACATTGAAGTTGACATGGATGGAAGTGAAGGCGAAGAGCAAGAGTGAGTGATTGCTAGCGCGACTGACATCCTCAGAGGCTCAGACCATCACGGTGATGCCAAGGCTATGGGGTCTGGGTCTGGGTCTGGGTCTGAGCTGTCACAGCCAACTCAACTCACGGCACTTGGGCATTTGCAGGCATTTCGCGAACAATCATGCCTGCGGCAATGTTCATGACTGACTGTGTGGCGACTCTTGGGAGCTCACTGGTCAACGGTGTTGAACATGAACTTCATTGGTCTCAATCACTGTCACGCTACGCAATGTCTGTAAGGTCCGGACCCGAGTCGATCGCACCGAGTCCGACGTACATATCACGCCGTCTATGCAAAGGGACCGAAGTGCATTGGCATTGGCATTGGCACGTCTCTAACGGCCGAACCGCGAGCTTTTCTGTGATACTGTACAGTATTGACCTGTCATTACCTCCTAGTCCATCCTCCTCGAAGCcgtctacaatctcaagcaAACCCTCCAACGCCATCGCTTCCCAAAACAACTACCCAATCAATACTTTCTCCAAGTTTCTAGGTCCAGCCCGCAGATCTCCATTCTCTTCTGTGCAAAGTCTCCATACAGACTCGTCCAAGCCCAGTCTGCATCTTTGTTCTTTGGCCTCGCGGCGACCTTGTCCGCCCACGGCACTTCATACTCAGGCCCAGGAAGCTTAGGGTCCGAGAAGCGTATGTAGGCCACATCTGACATGAACGATGTCTTATTAAAGTCCGGTCCAACGTCGTGTAGGGCGCCGACGGACCGGATCAGCGCAGTGTCTTCATTGCTTGACGCGAGGAGTATCGCTTCCGTGAGAAGTGTGGAGAGGTGTGTGTCGTTGTACTGGGACATTTCTGGTGTGACCAAACGCTTCGTGAGCTCGGCATGTCGGCTCTTCGATGGCTCGAGGAGGAAGAGGTCTTCAGAGTGGACGCCGTCTTTGGTGTTTGTGTCGTGCAGCATGACGAAGGGAGCTTTCTCGCTGAACCCAAGAATTGCATCCAATGGCTCTGCATCAAGCAACAGTCCAGGCGTCTCAATCGTGAGCAGGCGGTCGAAGTCATGCGTCAATGCGTATGCGCTTGCCAGCGAGTATGTGTCGCCGTCGTCGCTCGTTCGAATAGGATCTATAGGTTGTAGATTGACGTGGTACCTCCTCGCCGCCAGCTTCATCAACCGTCTCGTGCTATCCAAGTACGGATCAGAGATGTCTCCCTTCCCAGCTTTCTTCTCTTCCGCCCATGCTTTTGGAAAGAGCAATACCCTCTTTGCAGGCGATCTCATGCGATGTAGCTCCGCCAAGACCATGATTGCACTACACACATCGTGGTGTCTCCGCACAAGCTGGACATGTGCCAGCCTCTGCCAATTGATGTTGGCGCCAGCGCCGCTGGAGTGGACATGTCGGTCGAAGTCGGTGTATGCTATGCGCCCATCTCTCTTCCCAAACAGCCTCGATGGTTCAAAATGCTGTTGCGTCGTATCTTCCGAGGTCGCCAAGGATTGCGGTGCCTTCGGTATTCGTGGTTGTATGGCGATCTTCAAGCCTTGGACTTCGCGTTGCTGTATCGAGTAGCCGGCCAGGAAGAGCAGCAGGGTGaagacgacgacgacggtgGACGAAACTACGACTGATACTTGCGACTGCGATAACAATAATCGTGAAGGCATGTTCGGTACATTGATGTGCCGCTGTGAGGAATGCTAGCCAATGCATTTTTCATGTGGACGCCTGCATGAAGTGTTGATGAGACTGTCGGCAGAGCAACAATCGTGAACCCTGCCAAAAATGCCGACGCTACCTGGGAGGTAGCGAAGAAGTGAAGACAAGCAGCATCAGCATCACGTCTATTACACCTACATGCAGACAGCCTGCGCCGTAGCAGACGTGTCACCGATCACATCGACACCACAGCATGGCCCACCAGGCAGATGCGAAACGAGCGCTGGACGAACGTGGCTACCACGGCAAACTCATCCGCGGCGACAACCCTCTCAAGCTCTTCGAAAAGCCCGTACGCGACCGCATCGTCGACTCGTACTACTGGAAAGAACAATGCTTCGGTCTGAATGCCGCGACGCTGCTGGACCGCGCAGTTGAGCTGTCATCCATCGGCGGCACCTACGGCATCGCGCAGAGACCAACAGCCTTCCTCTGTCTGGCATTCAAGCTCTTGCAGCTCACCCCGGAGGACGAGATCATCTTGTTCTACCTACAACACGCGGGCGAGGAGTTCAAATATCTCAGGGCACTCGCAGCATTCTACATCCGACTAGCATGGGAGAAGGATGACGAGGTCTACAAGACACTTGAGCCTTACATGTCCGACGGCAGAAAGCTCAAGAGACGGACAAGAGAGAGCTACAGTATGACACATGTCGACGAGTTCATAGACGACCTCTTGTTGAAGACGAGAGTGTGCGCAACGACTTTGCCGAAGATCAACCCAAGGACTTTCTTGGAGGATGAGGATCGGCTGGAGCCGCGGGAGAGTGCTTTGGGTGATGAGTTGGAAGAACTTGATCGCGGAGAGGAGGATGAGGGAAGTGAGGGAGAGGTGGAAGAGGTCGAGGAGGTGCAGCTCAACGGCAATGGGCATCACGAGGAAGGGTCAAGGAAGAGGAGCGCTGATGATATGAGCGATGCCGATTGAGACGCCTCTATACCCCTTTGCTTTACATTCATCGAATCTGGCGGGGAATGAGCACTTTGGGTGGCTATTGAGAGCTGTGGAGCGATGAGGAACACCTCAATTATATCGCGGCAGTCTAGGCCTTCCAGGATGCCATCACCATATGAACTCGATCATCATCTGGCCCGGCCTAACCAATTATCGAAGCGGCGAAAAGTCGAACTGTCTGATGGTAGGCATCGACGCATGATCAGCACGCTCAGCACGCTCATCGCCGCACCGCATGTCTTCGACGATTTGACCTTCGAAGAGGTCCTGTGGCCATTCGAGTCGCGCAAGGACGCTGAATCCCGGCAGATCTAGCGCAATGGTGGGCATGTATGCTTGGTACGCGCGATCTGGGAGGCTTCTAGAAGTAGGACATACATCAGCTCTTCACGACCATCTACTTAAGCCCATCAACCGCGCTACTGGCACCAACACTCTCATGCTCGACGGGGCCCTTTTCGATATCTCTGCCGTCTACCCTCAGCTCCGTGTCCTCTGCTCGGAGCCCATCCAAGCCAGCATCACCATCCGCACCTTCCTCTTCATCTTCTGGCCTTCCCTCCCTACAGGCCCACCGATCTACATACCTCAAAACGTCCTTATTCCATATTCTATGCATGACTAGCAGTCGGAAAGGGACCAGAGCCACGATAATCACCGGAAAAGCAGGTCCCGCGACTGTCAAAGTGACAATGAACACCACGACCGCCATCACGATCTCAAAGAGCGTATAAGTGTGCACTGCCCACCAGTTCCTGATGCCCTGCGGCAATGGTGGAAGCTCAGACGCGGGCGTGAGGATCCAGAATGTCCTGTGCAGGATCGGATTGACAGACAGCGATTGCTGACCCATGAAGATAAACAATCCCGCAAGAACCGAAGTCGGCGCCAGACCAAGAACGTGATGCAGTGGCGGAGCGATGAAGACCAGGATCGCTGCAGCATGTATGAAATATGACCAGCGCTGTTCATAGACTCCCTGAACAGGCCTTTGCACAATCCTCCCAACGCCGTGTCTGTCCACGACCTCCTCCTCGATATACTCGCCTTTGAAATCGTGCATGAGACTTTCCGCGTGAAGTGGTGCCTGCGGCAAAAGTCCATTCGCCGGCGGTATCCCCAGCACTCCACACAACGCCGTGGTCAGTCCCAGAACAACGATGTCCTGCGCATACCCCGTCGGCTTCTTGGTGCCATACCGCTTGATCGTGCAGATAATACTGCTGATCTCATGATCAAAGAAGAACAGCATCGTAATGATCGCACCCGGAATCATCGCCGCAGCTGCCTACCTCGCCTCCAGCTCCCAGAACCTCACATAGAAATGATCCCGTTCAGGTTTACTCGGTCGAAACGCATCCTTGCTCGTATACAGTGTATCCTTGTCCAGCTGCGCCAGCTCACCAGCATACGGGATTCCGATGAAGAAGATTATACTAATGGCCGCGGCATACTCCTTCAGCCCCATCCGAACGTAGCGATGGAAGATCGGTGGCCACTGTTCAGCTGTGCTGAGGAAGAGTGCAAGTTAGAATGTCCCCACGGCTCCGATGATGGCGTACAAGAACGCAGCCATGTCAAGCCTAGCATGTGCCCGCTCCAATTCCTGCAATGCTTTGTGGAAGTAAATGATGGAGTTGAGCAGACTGAAGACCTCACAGCTGAACTCCGTTACATACAGCATCGTCCAATCGTGTGCATTCAATACCGCTAGGAGGATATGCATCCAGCCCGCGTGGATCAAGGTCCACGCCATGAAGGATAAAAAATCGATTTGGAAAGAGTTCTCGCAAAGGGCGTATATATTCTCCGCCAGGACAGAGAAAGGACCGGCCACGCCCAAGATCGTAAGGGGCTGCACACTGAATATGGAGAAAATGACTCCACATAACCCTGTGCTGAAGACGATTTCGATGGCGCCCCAGGATTGGCCGGTGAGGTTGTAGAGATCGCTGGCGAAGGTGATGCCGGGGAGGAGGTTGGTGAAGAAGAGGTAGACGACGCTGGCGAAGATCAGTTGGTTGAAGATGGTCCAGTCGGAGGGCCATCTTTGCGTGTAGTTCTTGAGGTCTTGGTGGAGGAGGCGTCCAGGACGGAGGAGGCCGTCCTTGCGGCGGAATGGGTTGAGGGCGTTTGAGAGGTATGAGGATTTTCGTTCCGGGCCAGACATGGTGGTGCTAGGTTTACGTCTCAAGGACTGGTGGTGTCGCTGACGGTTATTTGTTGACAAAGAGTTCTTTCATGGTCGCACTACCGCGGCACTTTCGACACATATTTTCGTAGTTGTGCCAACGTTCTAGGCGCGTCTGTGGCTACGATGTTGGCCAAGAAAGCAGAGCATTGTGGTATGGCCATGGTATTCAAGCATTGAAGTGTGTGTCACCGAACGAATTGAGTGTTCGATATGCTGCCGCGCCTATTGGCCAAGATTGTTGCCACGCGAGGTTGTGTTCCAGCTGTTGAACGAGTTTTGCCCACGTGGTCTGGCTTGGAAGGGATGCAGAATGCTTGTTCTGCTTGGCTTCGTAAAGTCTGCTGTTATGCGCTGATGCATACGGTGGAACTATCATATCCTTGTGTTCATTCTCAGGATATCCCGTAAAGTGTTGCGACATCAGTCCCCCCACGTGGTATATCAGTCGTGTTGAGCGAAGTTCGATGTTGTAAGAGCGAGACTGCTGCGTTCATAGTCGTACAGTGACCGGAGATGGGATTTCTCGGTCTCGACGCCAGAGTCACTCCTTGAAAATGCCTTTTCCAGCGTGCCCGCCAATGCCTTGCTAACCACAAAGCTCGCAGATTAGTACACGGGATCGCGTGGCCAGATTTGTGGACAGGAATTTGGCACGAAGTGTGTGCCATACTGTACATCATCAGCTGCTCTTATGTGCTTGCGATACCAACCCGAGCCTGCAGTCACCTGCCACGTCTAACGCCGCCCTCGTACATGCTCTTTACACAGCGCTTCTACTCCATCTTGACCACACCTCCCAGCCCCTTCAGCGTCTCAATGATCTTCTCGGCCTCCTCCTTGGGCACAGCCTCCTTCATCATCTTCGGCGCACTTTCCACAAACTTCTTGCTATCCACCAAGCTCAGGCCCAGCATTGCCTTGATCTCCTTGATGATCTTGGGCTTGGCTGCCGTGTCGAATGATTCCAGCTTCAGGTTGAACAGCGTCTTCTCCTCCTGTTTTGGTGCGGCCTCTTCGGGCTCCTCGACGGGCGCTGCGGCGGCGACTGATGGCCCTGCTGCGGCAAAACCACCGATGGGCATGTCGGGGATGTTTAGGCGGGACTGCAATGCCGTCAGTGTCTGTATCTAAAGTCGGTTCAAGTATAGCGTACCTTTAATGTCGAGACCAGATCTGCAGTCTCCAACAGAGTCAATTGACTTATCTGGTCAACAATGCCGGATATCTTGGGGTCCGCGGCTGCGGCGACGGCTGCGTCTGTGTCTGTGGATTGCCATCTCCTCGATTCGTGCCGTCTGCGTGGAGTCGTGGCTGCGTACCGGAGTGTGTGGGAGCGCGCTGATCGAAGACATTGCGTGCACTGCCGTGCGACGAAAGATGGAGCGAGAGACATGACGACTGGCTGCTCAGAAGGGGATGCTTTGGCAGAGAGTCGCCTGTCGTGTGCGTCTCCATGCATAATCTCATTGCACCCCCAAGTTCCCAACCTCCGCGGGCATCGATCGCATCGGGCCTAGCCGGTCGATGTCTTGGCACAAAAGTCAAACTTGTCGAGGCAAACCTGAAGTTTGGGCGACTGGACTCTTCCATCGACCGCTGTCGCCCCATCGCTGGTGTCGAAAATGGACTGCCGGTGGGACGATGCGCTGCTTGGATGCAGCGATTTGCCTCGAGAGCTGCTCGAAATTATCCGAATGGGCACCGACGAGCAGTATCTGCAGGCCCTGACACGGACAGCACTGGATCCTCGCCATACATACGCTCTTTTGGCGCATTGCGAGCATATTGCGCCTCATATATGCGCGTCGCTTCGAGCACTGGGGAGGTACGTGGAGCAGTCGCATTCGCTGCTTGGAAGGCCTTGCTGCGCTCGAGCTATGCGGCGCGCTTCGTGCAGGGCTAATGCTTCGCAGCGTTCCTTCCTCGATAGCTACGATAGGGCGGCTCTTGCCGTATGCGCCATACTTGACACCCTACGCCATACGCCTCCTGAGTGAGGAATACTCACTTGGCCAGAACAACGACCATGAGGCCGACCTTCTATACCTGCTGGGACTGTGGCGGCTTCTCCGGGTTAATCACCGCGTTTTCCGCAAGTATGTGACGTGTGCTGACCTCACACGAGCGTTAAATCACGTTTGCGCACCTGCGCGATACCTCATCGTCCGTATCCTGCAGATACACCACGAGGCCTCGGATCACTGGTTTGAGACGACGCTCAAGCACTATCTGAACGACAATATTGCTGAGCTTGAAGGCACATGGGACGAAAGAACGATCAACTACCGCTTTCTCAGCCTGTGGGAGGAAGACCGCCACGCGAAGACTCTCCAACTCATCTCTGAGGCCAGGCTCACAAGGTTGGTCGCAACGTCACCAGGACGCACGATACCACTGGAGCTCTTGCACCCATCATGTGCTCTGATTGGCGACATTCTCCTGCCGCGCGCCAGCGACAAAGGCACCGAGACGGATGCGAGCTTCATTAGCACGCCAACTACTTCGGAGAACCTACGAAGAGTCGCGCGCGCCTTGAAATCGAGCCAGCCCCTCCTGCTCACAGGCCTGTCAGGTTCCGGCAAGACTCGGCTGGTTCACAGCGCTGCTCAAAGACTTGGAAAGCTGGATTCCATGGTCACACTGCATTTGAACGAACAAAGCGATGCCAAGCTCCTGCTAGGCGTCTACACTACTGGAACCACCCCTGGATCTTTTCTTTGGAAGGCAGGCGTTCTTACTACTGCTGTTCAGGAGGGCCGCTGGGTTTTGATTGAAGATCTCGACAGGGCACCCAAGGAAGTATTGGGCACTCTTTTGCCACTGATCGAAAAACGTCAACTTCTGATCCCCAATCGCAAAGAAACAATCCATGCTGCTGAAGGCTTCCGGATTCTAGCTACCGTACGCAGCAATGTGAATCATCATGGAGAGGAGAGTAAGCCCTTGTCCCATATGCTTGGAGTCAGGCACTGGCAGACTGTGTCTATTGCGATGCCTGCTGTGTCCGAACTTTCCTCAATAGCCCAGGCACTGTTCCCAAGCCTCGGTCAGCTCCTTCCACAGTTCATGGCAGTGTACGAACGTCTCCTTGACACCCGACAGCGGTTAGCAGGCCAGAGCAAGACCGGTGTCGCCAGGCCCATAAGTCCACGAGATCTGTACAAGTGGTGTCAACGAGTCTCAAAACTTCTGGATACACGCGAGAACTTCACCAGCCGCGAGGCTGATGACATCTACCTGGAGGCCCTAGACTGCTTTGTTGGTGCCCTGTCTCCAGGCCCTACGCGGACGTCGTTCTCGGAAGTCATCGCCGAGGAGCTCAGAGTTGACCCACAGCGTCGAGACTACCTACTGGACTCGCGCGAAGTGCAGTACAATGCAGAGAAGACCAAAATTGCGATCGGCCGATATTCTGTCCCTAAGTTCAAGCACACAAAGCCAGGAGATGGCTCATTCTCAACCAATCCCCATTCCACTCGTATGTTGGAGCGTGTTGCTGCGGCTGTCGTCAATCACGAGCCTCTGTTGCTAGTCGGTGAAACTGGTGTCGGCAAGACGACGGCTGTACAACACCTGGCCCACCATCTTGGCAAGAAGCTGGTGCCTTTCAATCTATCACAGCAGAGCGAAGCAGGTGACCTGCTGGGAGGTTTCAAGCCGGTCAATGCTCGGACTCTGCTAGTTCCAATGAAAGACGACTTTGATGAGCTTTTCAGCGAGAGCTTCAGCGCCAGCAAGAACAAGCAGTTCATCGATCTCCTAGCCAAGCAGACGATCAAGGGCAACTGGAAGCAGGTCTGCAAGCTTTGGCGACAAGCGTTGAAGATGGTGGACCAACAGCGCGCTGCCTCACCTCCACGCGAGGGCGAAGGTCCTGCTAAGAAGCGTAAAGTTGACTCCAAGCTGGCTATCGACTTTGCGAGGTGGGATCATTTCTCACAGAAGGTCGAAGTCATTGAACGGAAGCTGATCACCAGTGGTGATGCGTTTGCTTTCACGTTCGTAGAAGGCAACATTGTGAAGGCGCTTCGCGAGGGTGACTGGGTACTCCTGGACGAAATCAACTTGGCCTCACCAGACACCTTGGAATCGATCGCTGACCTACTAGACGCGGATGCACCATCGTTACTGCTCACCGAGGCTGGAGAGATAGAACGCGTTAAGGCCCATCCTGACTTCCGCGTGTTCGCTGCCATGAACCCGGCCACGGACGTAGGAAAGAAGGACCTTCCACCCGGGATCCGTTCGCGCTTCACCGAGCTATACGTGGAGAGTCCCGACAAGGATGCAAAGAGCTTGCAAAGTATTGTTCGTGCTTATCTGAGACAAGAGAGCGCGGCCGATGCCTCTGTGCCAACGGACGTGACCAAGCTGTACCAGAGCATCATCGCACTAGCTGATGCCAATAAGCTTGTGGACTGCGCTGGTCAGAAGCCACACTTCTCTCTCCGTACGCTGACCCGGACTTTGAGCTACGCAA
It encodes:
- a CDS encoding Glucose N-acetyltransferase 1 gives rise to the protein MPSRLLLSQSQVSVVVSSTVVVVFTLLLFLAGYSIQQREVQGLKIAIQPRIPKAPQSLATSEDTTQQHFEPSRLFGKRDGRIAYTDFDRHVHSSGAGANINWQRLAHVQLVRRHHDVCSAIMVLAELHRMRSPAKRVLLFPKAWAEEKKAGKGDISDPYLDSTRRLMKLAARRYHVNLQPIDPIRTSDDGDTYSLASAYALTHDFDRLLTIETPGLLLDAEPLDAILGFSEKAPFVMLHDTNTKDGVHSEDLFLLEPSKSRHAELTKRLVTPEMSQYNDTHLSTLLTEAILLASSNEDTALIRSVGALHDVGPDFNKTSFMSDVAYIRFSDPKLPGPEYEVPWADKVAARPKNKDADWAWTSLYGDFAQKRMEICGLDLETWRKY
- a CDS encoding Boron transporter 1 is translated as MSGPERKSSYLSNALNPFRRKDGLLRPGRLLHQDLKNYTQRWPSDWTIFNQLIFASVVYLFFTNLLPGITFASDLYNLTGQSWGAIEIVFSTGLCGVIFSIFSVQPLTILGVAGPFSVLAENIYALCENSFQIDFLSFMAWTLIHAGWMHILLAVLNAHDWTMLYVTEFSCEVFSLLNSIIYFHKALQELERAHARLDMAAFLYAIIGAWPPIFHRYVRMGLKEYAAAISIIFFIGIPYAGELAQLDKDTLYTSKDAFRPSKPERDHFYAAAAMIPGAIITMLFFFDHEISSIICTIKRYGTKKPTGYAQDIVVLGLTTALCGVLGIPPANGLLPQAPLHAESLMHDFKGEYIEEEVVDRHGVGRIVQRPVQGVYEQRWSYFIHAAAILVFIAPPLHHVLGLAPTSVLAGLFIFMGQQSLSVNPILHRTFWILTPASELPPLPQGIRNWWAVHTYTLFEIVMAVVVFIVTLTVAGPAFPVIIVALVPFRLLVMHRIWNKDVLRYVDRWACREGRPEDEEEGADGDAGLDGLRAEDTELRVDGRDIEKGPVEHESVGASSAVDGLK
- a CDS encoding 54S ribosomal protein L12, mitochondrial, whose protein sequence is MSLAPSFVARQCTQCLRSARSHTLRYAATTPRRRHESRRWQSTDTDAAVAAAADPKISGIVDQISQLTLLETADLVSTLKSRLNIPDMPIGGFAAAGPSVAAAAPVEEPEEAAPKQEEKTLFNLKLESFDTAAKPKIIKEIKAMLGLSLVDSKKFVESAPKMMKEAVPKEEAEKIIETLKGLGGVVKME
- a CDS encoding Pre-mRNA-splicing factor 38 — protein: MAHQADAKRALDERGYHGKLIRGDNPLKLFEKPVRDRIVDSYYWKEQCFGLNAATLLDRAVELSSIGGTYGIAQRPTAFLCLAFKLLQLTPEDEIILFYLQHAGEEFKYLRALAAFYIRLAWEKDDEVYKTLEPYMSDGRKLKRRTRESYSMTHVDEFIDDLLLKTRVCATTLPKINPRTFLEDEDRLEPRESALGDELEELDRGEEDEGSEGEVEEVEEVQLNGNGHHEEGSRKRSADDMSDAD